The following nucleotide sequence is from Chloroflexota bacterium.
CGCAACTTGGGTTTGCTGCTCAGCCACCTCAGTTGGCAAGAACTTGGTTCAAAGGGCTGGGCGGCTTTACCTGATGCTACGCCGTTTAATCCCGGTAATTTGGCCTTGCTCTGTGGCGTGGTGCTATTGCTTAGCCTTGGCTTGGCGCGGCATTGGCTAGCGCTCGCTGGCAGCGGCTTGAGCCTTGGCTTGGCGGCCTTGGCTTGGTCAGGCAATTGGCTCAATCGGGCGGCGATCAACAGCCTCAGCCAATTGTTGCTGGTGGCAGCCTTGGCCGTTGGCGCATACCATATTTGGCAGCGTTGGCCACGAGCAGTTAATTGGCGCTGGCTATTAGTGGCGATTTGGCTGATCACAACGCTCTGTTTGTGGACTCCAACGGTGCAATATGATGGCGTTGGTTATTACGCCTATTTGCGTTCGGCGGGCATCGACCACGATTTTGATTTTAGCAACGAGTTTAGCCAAACTCCCTTAGAAATCAACACTGGGGTGAAATTGACCAAAACGGGCTACGCCGCCAATCCTTGGAGCGTTGGCCCAGCCATGGCGTTCGCCCCGTTGTGGTGGCTCGGCCATGGCATTGCCCTGCTCGGTGGTTGGCCCAGCGATGGCTATAGTCAACCGTATCTTGCTTTGACCACGTGGGGCAGCGCCTTGGCTGGATTAATCTTCATCCTGAGTTGCGAGGCACTGCTGCGCCGCCAATTTAGCCCTAAAATCGCCGCCCTAGCCACCATCAGCATCTATCTTGCTAGCAATTTGCTCTATTACAGTCTATTTCAAGGAGCCTATGCCCACAGCCTTTCGGCGGCCTGCGTCAGTTTGATGGCGCTTGCCAGTATGCGTTTGCGCGAACAACCAAGCCTTGGGCGTTGGGCGCAACTGGGCTTGAGCATGGGCGCAACCATCGTTAGCTATTGGATTGGCGCATTGGTGCTGATTCTGCCAGCGCTGCTGCTTTGGCCGTTGCTAGTTGGCCAACAACGCCTAGCATGGCCGAATTTAATCAAAGGCCTTGGCATCGCCGCGCTCGCTGGCCTGCTTGTGGTGTTGCCGCAGTTGGCGATGTGGCGTTTACTGTATGGCGAGTGGCTGACAATACCGCAAGGTGGCAATTTTGCCACGCCGCGCAGCAGCCAACTTTGGCCAATGCTGGTTGGTTCGCTGTACGGCATGCTCTGGTGGACACCAATCTATCTGCTAGGGTTGGTTGGCTTAGGCTTGAGCATTCGCCAACGGCAAGCTTGGCCATATCTGGCGGCAGTCATTATTTATTTGATTTATATTTCGCGTTTGCCTGATTGGCATGGCAGTGGAGCTTTTGGTTTACGCCGTTTGACCACGCTTGCGCCTTGTTTGGCTTGGGGCGTGGCAGCCCTGCTACACCGTTGGCGACGCTGGCCAAGCACAGCAATCGGCTTAATCGCAAGTTTAGTCGGCTGGAATCTCGCCTTGATGGCACGCTACATCACCTATGCGATTCCACGGGGTTATCCAGCGATTGCCGAATTGCCACTCAGCGCCATTTTGCTCTCCGACCAACCCCTAGAGGCCTCACGGCTTGGTTTATTGATGCGCAATGGTTGGTTTGGCAGCCAACTAAGTAATTTTCAAGGGCGTAGTTTATGGGTATTTTTGGGGCTATTGGGCAGTACTGCTGGAGTTTTGGCAATTTGGAGGTGGTTGGGGCGAGCCAACTCGCCAAGCCTAAATCAAGAGACTTAGCGAGTTAGCAAGGTTAATTGGATCACTTGTGGGCATCGCGCAAAAAGCGGCGCACTACCTCGCGCACTGAATTTTTATCAGTCGCGGTGCACAAATAAATATGAATATCGGGATTCAAACCGAGTTGTTGGCGCAGATCAGCTTGGCTAATGACGGTGTTTAAATCGCTTTTATTGGCCACAACCGCATACGGCACTTCACCATGATCGCGAAATTGGGCCAAAATTGCCGCTGCATCGTCGATCGTGGCTGGTTGCGAGAGATCGACAAGCACCAAAAAGCCGTTCATGTTTCTGGCTAAAATGTCGCGCATAAATTCAAAACGGTTTTGGCCAGGCGTACCATACAGACGCAAAGTATAATCATCGAGCGCCACCCGCCCATAATCCATTGCCACGGTGGTATTGGACTTGATGCGTTGCTCATCGGGCGATGAGGTGGCTTTATCGGTATCGACAACGGCAATATCCGATAATGATCGAATAAAGGTGCTTTTGCCCGTGTTAAAGGCTCCGGTGATCACGAGCTTAAATGTTTCCACAGGAATGCTCCTTTCATTTAGCGCAAGCTCAGCGCCCAACGGTAAACATCTTCATAGCGGGTTGCCGCAGTATCCCAGCTAAAATCGTGGGTCATGGCCCGCCGCACAAAATAGCTCCAATCATTGGGGTAGCGATAGGCGGCTAACGCTCGGCCTAGCCCATGCAGCATAGCATCAACGTTGTAATCGCTAAACACCACGCCAACTCCTTCTGGTTGGCTCATATCGGGCACGGTATCAACCAAGCCGCCAGTTGCCCGTACCACTGGAATTGTGCCATAACGCATTGAGATCATTTGGCTCAGACCGCATGGCTCAAAGGCCGAGGGCATGAGAAAAATATCAGCTCCAGCATACACCCGTTGTGCTAAGGGTGCATTAAATCCAATATAATTTGCCACCCGTTCAGGCACAAACCGACTGGCATCGCGGAAGGCATCTTCATAGGGGCCATAGCCTGAGCCAAGTACCATTAGTTGGGCATCGGTTTCAGCAATAATCCGACCTAAGCCTTGCACAATCAGATCAATGCCCTTTTGACTATCAAGCCGTGAAACAACCGCCACTAACGGCACATCGGCCCGCTCTGGCAGGCCAACTTCGCGTTGTAATGCCGCTTTACAGACAGCCTTGCCCGCCAAATCATCAACACTAAATTGCTGGGCAATATGCTGATCAGTTGCCGGATCAAAGTGGCGTGGATCGATTCCATTCAAAATGCCAACCAAGCGATCCGAACGTTCACGCAGCATATGATCTAGCCCAAAGCCATATTCAGATCGTTTGATTTCATCGGCATAGGTTGGGCTAACGGTGGTAATCACATCGCTGGTATAGAGCGCCTGCTCCATCAGATTCAATTCGCCAAAGGCATCGTAGACCCCAACCAAGGGCCAAGCATCGTTGGCAAAGCGGCCTTGATGCGCCAAATTGTGAATCGTAAAGACTAAGGCTGGCCGAGCTGCATTGCCCCAAGCGATCCGAATTGCGGCAGCCGCATGCCAATCGTGGGCATGGATCACATCGGGCCACCAATTCATTTGGCGACAGGCTTCTAAGGCAGCGTGGCAAAAGAGGGCGAAACGCACATCATCATCGCCATGACCATAAATCGTGGTGCGCGACCCAAAGAAATATTGATTTTCAATAAACCAAGTTTGTTGATCGGCAGTTGCCCAAAGTTGGCATTCTTCGCTACGCCAATCCAAACCAACCGGAAAATTATCGCGGAGTTGCCCTAAATTCCAGCGCAAAGGGTCAATCGTACCATATCGCGGAATCACCAGCCGAACATCGAGTCCTCGCCGACGAAGTACCTCTGGCAATGCACCCGCCACATCACCCAACCCCCCGACCTTGACAAATGGAACGCTTTCCGCTGCCAGAAACAAGACCTTCATGGTAGCCCCTTTGCGCTCGCGACAGGAAAGGGCATCCTGTGCTTGCCTGCATTATACTCGTTCAGTTGGCTTGATAGAAGAGTGCTTTTGCTGTGCCATGAGCCAAAAATAGCCTGAAATTAACGCAAAAACGGGCATGATCGCCCTGCAATCACACCCGTAACCCCATTCCTAAAACTATTGATTAATTCGTTGTTCTTCATCACCAAACACAATGCCCAACGAGCGGCCAGTTCGCACCATTTGGCCATCAACTGGCACTGGCTTAATTTTGTTGGCACATTCAAGCAATGGCACGGTGATCAATTGATCGTTTTGGATTGCCACTAGTTGGCCAAAGCGCCCTTGGGAGATGGCCCAAACCGCACCAACCCCATAGCGCGAGGCCAAAATTCGATCGATTGGCGTAGGCGAGCCACCACGTTGAATATGTCCCAACACGACTGCGCGGGTATCTTTGCCAGTTAATTCAGCCAATTGATTGGCAACGTAATAGCCGATCCCGCCGAGCAAGCCTTCACGTTGGTAAATTGCCTCGCCGCCAGCTGGCATTGCACCCTCAGCCACGATGATGATGCTAAACGAAGCACCAACGCCATCACGTTCGCCAATTTTGTGCGCCAAGGCGCGTAAATCGAAGGGAATTTCAGGAATCAGGATGGCATCGACTCCGCCAGCCAAGCCAGCGTGCAAGGCAATCCAGCCAGCATGACGACCCATGACTTCAAGCACCATCACCCGATCATGGCTTTCGGCGGTGGTGTGCAAGCGATCTAGGGCATCGGTAGCAACCCCAATCGCTGTATCAAAGCCGAAGGTTTGGTCAGTGCCGACTAAATCGTTATCGATAGTTTTGGGCACGCCAACCACTGGCAAACCAAAGCTACCCAAATCGTGGGCGATCGATTGACTGCCTTCGCCGCCTAAGACCACGACTGCATCGATACCTTCAGCTTTGGCATTGGCCACAAATTCTTGGTAGGATGCATCGTTGCGCACCAGCTCGCCATCGGCATTTTTGTGCCAACCAAAATTACCTTTATTGGTGCTGCCCAAAATCGTGCCACCGCGACCGAGCAACCCGCGCACTTCTTTCAATCCTAAAGGCCGCAGGCGCGGCGTACC
It contains:
- a CDS encoding glycogen synthase, with amino-acid sequence MKVLFLAAESVPFVKVGGLGDVAGALPEVLRRRGLDVRLVIPRYGTIDPLRWNLGQLRDNFPVGLDWRSEECQLWATADQQTWFIENQYFFGSRTTIYGHGDDDVRFALFCHAALEACRQMNWWPDVIHAHDWHAAAAIRIAWGNAARPALVFTIHNLAHQGRFANDAWPLVGVYDAFGELNLMEQALYTSDVITTVSPTYADEIKRSEYGFGLDHMLRERSDRLVGILNGIDPRHFDPATDQHIAQQFSVDDLAGKAVCKAALQREVGLPERADVPLVAVVSRLDSQKGIDLIVQGLGRIIAETDAQLMVLGSGYGPYEDAFRDASRFVPERVANYIGFNAPLAQRVYAGADIFLMPSAFEPCGLSQMISMRYGTIPVVRATGGLVDTVPDMSQPEGVGVVFSDYNVDAMLHGLGRALAAYRYPNDWSYFVRRAMTHDFSWDTAATRYEDVYRWALSLR
- a CDS encoding GTP-binding protein, with translation METFKLVITGAFNTGKSTFIRSLSDIAVVDTDKATSSPDEQRIKSNTTVAMDYGRVALDDYTLRLYGTPGQNRFEFMRDILARNMNGFLVLVDLSQPATIDDAAAILAQFRDHGEVPYAVVANKSDLNTVISQADLRQQLGLNPDIHIYLCTATDKNSVREVVRRFLRDAHK
- a CDS encoding 6-phosphofructokinase; the encoded protein is MAIRKVAILTSGGDAPGLNGVIRAFVKSAVLEHGWEVVGIEDGFEGLVGTPRLRPLGLKEVRGLLGRGGTILGSTNKGNFGWHKNADGELVRNDASYQEFVANAKAEGIDAVVVLGGEGSQSIAHDLGSFGLPVVGVPKTIDNDLVGTDQTFGFDTAIGVATDALDRLHTTAESHDRVMVLEVMGRHAGWIALHAGLAGGVDAILIPEIPFDLRALAHKIGERDGVGASFSIIIVAEGAMPAGGEAIYQREGLLGGIGYYVANQLAELTGKDTRAVVLGHIQRGGSPTPIDRILASRYGVGAVWAISQGRFGQLVAIQNDQLITVPLLECANKIKPVPVDGQMVRTGRSLGIVFGDEEQRINQ